ATCGGCCATGTCCGTTAAAGTACGATGCGCTCCACGGCCTGTGATGATCACTGATTGCATTTTAGGACGGTTATTCAGGGCTTCTACCACTTCATCCAATTCAATGTAGCCATAGCTCACCATGTACGTCAGCTCATCAAACAGAATCACATCAATCGACTCATCAGTTAGCATGCGTTGGCACTCTTTCCATACGCGCTGTGCGGCTTCAATATCTTTCGTCTTATTTTGAGTTTCCCAAGTAAAGCCTGTACCCATCACTTGGAACTCTACATCGAGTTTTTGAAGAACGTTCTTTTCACCGTTATCCCAAGTTCCCTTTACAAACTGAGCAACGGCACATTTCTTACCGTGACCGACTGCACGTGTAATCGTACCGAAGCCTGATGTCGATTTCCCTTTACCGTTGCCAGTAATAACCAATAACAGTCCTTTCACTTCTTGCGCTGCTGCAACACGTGCATCGACTTGCTCTTTTACTTTCTGTTGTCTTGCTTTATGGCGTTGTTCTTTGTTGTCTTCGGTCGACATAACAAATCCTTTTAAGTTGTGATTACGCCTATCATAGCCTAACTTAACGATAGCAAAAACCATCGGAAGAACAGGTGATTACGGATGGAAAAGATACTCGTGGTTTGTATGGGGAATATTTGTCGTTCGCCAACAGGTGAAGCGGTGCTGAGAAAGAAAGCTCAGCAGATGGATATTAATGTAACGGTCGACTCCGCTGGGACGATTGGCTTTCATCAAGGTAATGCGCCAGACTCACGTTCAAAATCAGCAGGAGAGAAGCGAGGCTACAGCTTTAAAGGGATTACTTCTCGTAAAGTGGTAGATAATGACTTCGAAGAGTTTGACCTGATACTTGCGGTAGACAAGGCGAATTTAGATGACTTAGTGAGCCAGTGTCCAGTTCACCTCCAATACAAGCTCGCGTTATTTTTGAGTTTTGGAGAGTCACAATATCAAGAAATTCCCGATCCTTATTATGGTGAGGGGAATGGCTTTGAATTAGTGTTGGATTTAATCGAAGAGTCGAGCGAAGCGATACTGCGTTCAATATAGTGTAGAGGCTGTGTTCTTGGTGGGCGATAAAGTATCAAGGTTCATCGATATAAAAAAGGCCGACATTGAATGTCGGCCTTTCTAAATCTAGCTTTAAGCTATGACTAAGCTTACTTAGACATTACTTTGTAGATTGGGTCTTCTGCAACGTTCGCTTCAACTAAGCTACCGGCTTTGTGCAGCATAGCAACACAGTCTTGGCTTAGGTGGCGAAGGTGAAGTGTTTTACCTAGTGCCGCGTAACGGTCAGCAATCGTGTCGATCGCTTCAATAGCAGAGTGGTCAGTAACGCGTGAGTTTGCGAAATCAACGATAACATCTTGTGGATCGTTGTATGAGTCAAACAACTCAAGGAAGTTAGCGGTTGAACCAAAGAAGATTGGACCGTTAACTTTGTACTCTTTAGAGCCTTCAGCGTTAACCGATGTGTCTGCGTAGATGTGCTTAGCATGTTGCCATGCAAACATTAGTGCAGAAGCAACAACACCCACACCAACTGCTACCGCAAGGTCTGTTAGTACTGTAACTACAGTTACAAGGACGATAACGAAGAAGTCTTGCTTAGGAACGCGACGTGCCAACTTGAAGGTTGCCCATTCAAACGTACCGATAACAACCATGAACATAACGCCCACAAGTGCTGCTAGAGGAATCATTTCAATCAGTGCAGAGCCGAACAGGATGAACATCAGTAGTGCAACTGCCGCTACGATACCTGAAAGACGACCACGACCACCTGAGTTTACGTTGATCATCGATTGACCGATCATCGCACAACCACCCATCGCGCCAAATACTGAACACGTCACGTTCGCCATACCTTGACCAACACATTCGCGGTTAGATTGGCCACGAGTGTTTGTCATTTCGTCTAGTACGGTTAGCGTTAGTAGTGATT
Above is a window of Vibrio atlanticus DNA encoding:
- a CDS encoding SulP family inorganic anion transporter → MFEFPQFSKHSVKNDVLSGLTVALALVPEAVAFAFVAGVDPMVGLYAAFIVGLITSVFGGRPGMISGATGAMAVVMVSLVATHGVQYLFAAVMLAGLLQIAAGVFKLGKFIRIVPHPVMIGFVNGLAIVIFLAQLGQFKAPDVTGALTWLPSGQMTLMLGLVALTMGIIHFLPKLTTAVPSSLVAIVTVTALVVGLDLETRTVVDFLRTMSGDEAATLAGSLPTFSIPAVPFSLETLYIILPYAVILAAIGLIESLLTLTVLDEMTNTRGQSNRECVGQGMANVTCSVFGAMGGCAMIGQSMINVNSGGRGRLSGIVAAVALLMFILFGSALIEMIPLAALVGVMFMVVIGTFEWATFKLARRVPKQDFFVIVLVTVVTVLTDLAVAVGVGVVASALMFAWQHAKHIYADTSVNAEGSKEYKVNGPIFFGSTANFLELFDSYNDPQDVIVDFANSRVTDHSAIEAIDTIADRYAALGKTLHLRHLSQDCVAMLHKAGSLVEANVAEDPIYKVMSK
- a CDS encoding low molecular weight protein-tyrosine-phosphatase; this translates as MEKILVVCMGNICRSPTGEAVLRKKAQQMDINVTVDSAGTIGFHQGNAPDSRSKSAGEKRGYSFKGITSRKVVDNDFEEFDLILAVDKANLDDLVSQCPVHLQYKLALFLSFGESQYQEIPDPYYGEGNGFELVLDLIEESSEAILRSI
- the cobO gene encoding cob(I)yrinic acid a,c-diamide adenosyltransferase produces the protein MSTEDNKEQRHKARQQKVKEQVDARVAAAQEVKGLLLVITGNGKGKSTSGFGTITRAVGHGKKCAVAQFVKGTWDNGEKNVLQKLDVEFQVMGTGFTWETQNKTKDIEAAQRVWKECQRMLTDESIDVILFDELTYMVSYGYIELDEVVEALNNRPKMQSVIITGRGAHRTLTDMADTVSEVRNVKHAFESGVKALQGVDW